GTAGGAAATGTTGATGGCCCCGGCGTCCGCTAAGGTGGTCGGCGTAGTCAATCGCAGGGCCGCAATGGCCATCATCATGCCGATGCGGTGGTCGCCGTGGCTGTCAAATTGCGCGGCGCTGACCCGCCAGGCCGGCCGCCCATCGATGATAAAGCCGTCCGGTTTTTCGGTGATCCGCACGCCCAATTTCCGCAGTTCGGTCACGATGGTGGCGATGCGGTCGGTCTCCTTGACCCGCAGTTCTTCGGCCCCACTGATTTCGCTGACCCCGTCGGCCGTGGCGGCCAGTAAGGCCACCAGCGGCAACTCGTCGATCACCGCCGGAATGTCGGCGGCCGTCAACTGGATGGGGTGTAACTGCGCGGCGCTGACCGTGATGTCACCCAGCGGTTCCCCCGGCTGGTCAGTCAACCGGATGTCGAGGTGGCCGCCCATCCGTTGGAGCACGTCGATGATCCCCGTCCGGGTGGGATTTAAGCCCACGTCCTTGAGGGTAATTTGCGAACCGGGAACGATGCTGGCCGCCGTTAAGAAGAAGGCCGCCGAGGAGACATCCCCGGGCACCGTGATGGTTTGGCCGGTCAGGTGCGGTTGGGGCTGGACCGTGATGGTGCGCCCGTCCGCCGTCGTGGTCAATTCACCGCCAAACGCCCGTAAGAGCCGTTCGGTGTGGTCGCGGGTCGGAAGTTTTTCAACAATGGTGCTGGGACCGTCCGCCTGCAAGGCCGCTAAGATCAAGGCACTCTTGACCTGGGCGCTGGCCACTTGCATCTCGACGTGCGTGGCGTGTAGCGCCCGGCCGTGAATTTGCATTGGCAGGTGGCCGGCCGTCAGGTCAATCTGTGCGCCCATGGTGGCCAGTGGTTGTTGGACCCGGGCCATCGGGCGTTGACTCAACGACGCATCCCCCACCAACGTCGCGTCGAAAGCTTGACCGGCTAGTAACCCGGTCATCAGGCGCGTGGCGGTCCCGGCGTTCCCCATGTCGAGTGGCTGATTGGCGGCCCGCAACCCGTGTAGGCCCTGGCCGGTCACCGTGACCGTGGTACCGTCGCGTTGAATCGGCACGCCCAACGCGCGTAACGCGTTTAGCGTCGACAGGCAATCCGCGGCCGTTAAGAAGTGGGTCAACCGCGTAGTCCCCGTACTAATGGCCCCCAAGATCAGCCCGCGATGGGAAATACTCTTATCGCCGGGCACCGTGCTGGTACCGTGTAAACCGGTCGTTGGCCGGCGCATTAATGTTTTGATCATCTGGTCTCACCCTTACTTAATTTGATAGACGCACCACACCATGCTGGGCGTGAGGCGTTTTAATAGTCGTTCGTCAGCCCCTAAGCTGACGTTTTTTTCGTTGGTTAAGACGTAGGCGCCCCGGTTATCCTGATAGGCGCGATACGCTAAATACTTGCTGGTGGCGGTCTGCACGTCCACCTGACTGACGATTCGCTGGAGCAGTTGGGCCGTGGCCGCGTGGGTGTAGCCGATGCGGTTGTCGGCGTCTAAGCGCTGCACCACCACCAGCGGATCCAGGGCCGTGATGAAGCTGGTCTTTAAGGTCCAGTGATCGAGTAACGCGTAGTGAACGTCGCCCCAGCTGGCGTGCAACGTGGGCGACTTGAAGGCCGCTGGAATCACCAATTCGTCGTGCGCGTACGCGTCGAGGTCGGTTAAGATCTCTTCGAAGCTGGGATGCCCCACGATGGTGGCCGCTCCGGCGTACGCAACTTGGTTATAGTGCAGAGCCGCGGCGTAACTGTCAGTCGCGCTGGGCCCCAAGGTATGAATTTTCATGGTCGCCCCGCCTTAGTAGCGCTGCAGTTCGTCGCGGTACTCGGCGATGGTCCGCTTCAATCGCTCGAGGTTACTGCCGTCAAACGTTTCCGTGATTGCCTTGGCCAGTTCGATGGCCACCACACTTTCGACCACGATGGACGCCGGCACGATGGCGGTGGTGTCGGAGCGTTCCACGCTGGCCTTCTTGACTTCCTTGGTGGCAATGTCGACGCTTTGCAGCGGCTTGTAGAGGGTCGGAATCGGCTTCATGGCCGCCTTGACGATAATCGGCATGCCGTTAGTCATCCCGCCTTCGAAGCCGCCCAGGTGATTGGTCAACCGTGACCAGCCGTCTTCGGCGTTCCAGTCGATCTCGTCCATCACCTGGCTACCGTGGCTGGCCGCGGCCGCGAAGCCGTCACCAATCTCGACGCCCTTCATGGCGTTGACGCCCATCACGGCCGCGGCGAGTTTGCCGTCCAACTTGGTGTCCCAGTTGGTGTAACTCCCCAAGCCGGCCGGCACGTGGGTGGCGACTACCCGAATCACGCCGCCCAGCGTATCACCGGCCTTGCGCGTGGCGGTAATCAGGTCATGAATCTCGTCGACCTTGGCGTTATCGGTGATGCGCAGGTCGTTTTGGGTGATGGCTTGTTCTAAGGCGGCCACATCCAGTCCGGCTTGCGGGTCGGTCTTGACCTGACCAATCTGTTGGACGTACCCCACTAAGTGGATGTCGAGTTGGGCTAAGAGTTGTTTACAAATCTGGCCGATCGCCACCCGCATGGCGGTTTCTCTGGCCGAGGAGCGTTCCAAAACGTTCCGCAAATCGCGGTGACCGTACTTCATGCCCCCGACCAAATCGGCGTGACCGGGCCGTGGGCGGGTCACCTGCCGGAGGGTATTTTCCGGAGTGGCCGGGCTGGTCGGATTCATGATTTTGGCCCAGTGAGCGTGGTCACGATTTTGAATGGTCAGCGCTAACGGCGAGCCTAACGTGACGCCGTGGCGCAGACCGCCGACTACGGTGACCTGGTCGTGTTCGATCTGTTGGCGGTTACCGCGGCCGAAGCCGCCTTGCCGGGCACTCAGGCCCGCGTTGATGGCGTCGATGTCTAAGGTCAAGCCGGCGGGAATACCGGTCAAGATACCCGTTAGTTGGGGGCCGTGTGATTCACCGGCAGTGACGTAATTAATCATGTAAATCCTCCTTATTAGTTAGCCCGCTAGTCTGTGGTGCGACCGGAGCCACTTGGTGCGTGGTGGTCTTGCGGGCGGTCTGGTAAGCCCGCGAATTACTCATAATGGCTTGGTAAATGGCCTGTAGGTACGGCGTGTGGGCCGCTTGGTTACTGCGTTGAGCGACCCGGTCCAAGACCCGGTCTTCTCGGCTCTGGTCCAGGACAGGCAAGTGAGCCTGTTGCTTGAGGTCGCTAATGTCGGTAACGGTCTCGAACCGTTGATTCAACAGCCGCACGATCTTTTGGTCAATCTGGTTGATGGCCTGCCGGTCGGTTTCTAACGAATGGGCCGGTCGCAGCGCCCAAGCGGTCACCGCCACACAACCTAATCCAGCTGCGGCCACTACCAGGTCGGACCGCATCGCTGCAGCAATGCTCTGCTTGGATAACCAACCGGTAATCAGTGGAATCGTGAAGGCGGCCACACTCCCGAAGGTGAAGAACGTCCCAGTAATCGTCCCCTTAATGTGTGGGTACAACCGCAAGAAGATGTTTAACCCAATCTGCATCGCGCCCCCGGCGGCTAAGAACCCGAAGGCTAATGACGCCACCATCGACAACCACGGCACGGCCGCGTAGCAGACCACCGCTAAAGCGATGAGGGAGCCGACGTTCATCCCCACCAACAACTTGCGTTCTGAAATGCCCGTCCGTAAGAGCAGGAAGATCACAATGACCCCGGTGATGGAACCGATACTGTATAGCGATAACAACAGGTGGGCCAAAACCGGGCCGAAGCCGTAAGTCTTAGTGACAAACAAGCTGATCCATTGGGTGTAAAGAATCATCAGAGCCATTGAGGTGTAGCCGTAACCCGCTAACCCTAGCGAGGCGAGAATTCGCCGGGACTTGGGCAACTGCTGGGCGGCAACCGCCGTGGCGTCGTCGGCCTGGTTACGTTGCGGGAAGGTTTGCCGGTTCAAGAAGAACAGGTTGAAGACCAGAACCGCGGCGGCTAACATGAAGGACCAGCCGTACCATGCCTGGTTGGCTTCTAGCGTGGCGATGAACAGCGGTAGGATGAACTCCCCGATGGACATGAAGGCTTTGATCAAAATATTGGCGGAACCTTGATTCCCCCCCATTTCGATGAAGGTTGCGTAGGTCCCGGAATCTAACGCCGAGTTGGCGATCCCGGCGACGATGGCTAAGGCGTAGGCCACCTGAATGTTGCGGACAAACGCCATCCCCAAGAAGAAGACCAGGTAGCTGAGCATCCCGATATTAATGAAGACCTTACGACCAAACCGGTCGGATAAGTTCCCGAAGATGAAGTAGGCGAAGATCCGGCCAATCCCAATCCCCGAGAAGACGTAGGAGACAGTGGCCAGTGGCGAATTCCAGTGTTGGCTAAGCGCCTGCATGTTTTGGGTCAGGATGATCAACCCAATCCCGTGAACAAAGTAGTTCAGGTATAAGCTAAGTGATAATGTTCGTTTATTCATAATCTCGCTCCTTTGATTTAACGGTAAAAGCAAACAAAAAGGCCAGCTAGATTTTCATCTAGCTGACCTAATCCCCGCCTGACGACGGATTTTTCTCGAGAGAAATTGGATTTAGCCTAGCTAGGTGAAACGTGTCTAGCTGGCCAAAGACAATCATGACTTCGCTAACTCTAGACACGGACGTGTGTGCCGTCCGTATCTGGAATGCGATACGGACGCTACCTAAAGTAAACTAAGCCAAAATAATACGCGGTCGTTGGTAACTGTAAGTTCGTCATGATTATCTGTCCTTTCCGTTTAAGTGATTGGCTATATTAAAACATTCTCATTTTGTGATGTCAATACTAATTTCATTTTAATTTTCTTTTTTTGTGGAGGTTGGTCGTTGGTGGGCCGCTGCACTCTGCCGAGCCAGCGGGAATAGTCGTTGATAGCCGCCTTGCCGGTCGGTCCCAACGGGGCTGGAACGTGGTGGGCACGACTTGAAGCCTCACCCACCCCGTGAGTCTTCAAGCTCGACCTTTCTGTAAGCCGGGAAACCCACCCGCCTAACAGAAATTTCACCACTGAGCCCCATTGGGACCTCCCTCTCGGCTAAGGTGGAGCACCCAAATTAGAATTGGGAATACCCCCACCCGCGAAAGGTTATCACTAGTGTGAACGAGGTACCCACAACGTAGCGCAACGGCGCCGACTGGCGTTCTAGTAGTGAAATTATCCTTAAGCGACGTTTCTTGTCAGTTTAGGATAAGGTCGAGTTCTGGAGACCGCCGGGTTTGGACGGGCTTCAGAATCGGGCCCACTACTAGAACGCTGGCTCGGCAGAGTGCAGCGGCTGGCAAGGCGACCAACAACGACCAAACTTTACTCTACCGACCAGAAGCTTCCGGCGTGACGGCCGTGGTGGCGTTGGTGGCCGCAGCGGGCGCCTGCCGCTTCAGACCAATCCCCGTGAACCCACTGATGATCGAGAAGACCGGCGACAATAGGCTAAAGAAGCAGAATGGCAGGTAAGCCAGCGTCGAAACGCCCAGCGTGTTGGCCGCAAAGGC
Above is a window of Levilactobacillus zymae DNA encoding:
- the aroC gene encoding chorismate synthase; translation: MINYVTAGESHGPQLTGILTGIPAGLTLDIDAINAGLSARQGGFGRGNRQQIEHDQVTVVGGLRHGVTLGSPLALTIQNRDHAHWAKIMNPTSPATPENTLRQVTRPRPGHADLVGGMKYGHRDLRNVLERSSARETAMRVAIGQICKQLLAQLDIHLVGYVQQIGQVKTDPQAGLDVAALEQAITQNDLRITDNAKVDEIHDLITATRKAGDTLGGVIRVVATHVPAGLGSYTNWDTKLDGKLAAAVMGVNAMKGVEIGDGFAAAASHGSQVMDEIDWNAEDGWSRLTNHLGGFEGGMTNGMPIIVKAAMKPIPTLYKPLQSVDIATKEVKKASVERSDTTAIVPASIVVESVVAIELAKAITETFDGSNLERLKRTIAEYRDELQRY
- a CDS encoding MFS transporter, which codes for MNKRTLSLSLYLNYFVHGIGLIILTQNMQALSQHWNSPLATVSYVFSGIGIGRIFAYFIFGNLSDRFGRKVFINIGMLSYLVFFLGMAFVRNIQVAYALAIVAGIANSALDSGTYATFIEMGGNQGSANILIKAFMSIGEFILPLFIATLEANQAWYGWSFMLAAAVLVFNLFFLNRQTFPQRNQADDATAVAAQQLPKSRRILASLGLAGYGYTSMALMILYTQWISLFVTKTYGFGPVLAHLLLSLYSIGSITGVIVIFLLLRTGISERKLLVGMNVGSLIALAVVCYAAVPWLSMVASLAFGFLAAGGAMQIGLNIFLRLYPHIKGTITGTFFTFGSVAAFTIPLITGWLSKQSIAAAMRSDLVVAAAGLGCVAVTAWALRPAHSLETDRQAINQIDQKIVRLLNQRFETVTDISDLKQQAHLPVLDQSREDRVLDRVAQRSNQAAHTPYLQAIYQAIMSNSRAYQTARKTTTHQVAPVAPQTSGLTNKEDLHD
- the aroA gene encoding 3-phosphoshikimate 1-carboxyvinyltransferase, which translates into the protein MIKTLMRRPTTGLHGTSTVPGDKSISHRGLILGAISTGTTRLTHFLTAADCLSTLNALRALGVPIQRDGTTVTVTGQGLHGLRAANQPLDMGNAGTATRLMTGLLAGQAFDATLVGDASLSQRPMARVQQPLATMGAQIDLTAGHLPMQIHGRALHATHVEMQVASAQVKSALILAALQADGPSTIVEKLPTRDHTERLLRAFGGELTTTADGRTITVQPQPHLTGQTITVPGDVSSAAFFLTAASIVPGSQITLKDVGLNPTRTGIIDVLQRMGGHLDIRLTDQPGEPLGDITVSAAQLHPIQLTAADIPAVIDELPLVALLAATADGVSEISGAEELRVKETDRIATIVTELRKLGVRITEKPDGFIIDGRPAWRVSAAQFDSHGDHRIGMMMAIAALRLTTPTTLADAGAINISYPSFFDDLTHLTTETEAAHA
- a CDS encoding amino acid biosynthesis protein, which translates into the protein MKIHTLGPSATDSYAAALHYNQVAYAGAATIVGHPSFEEILTDLDAYAHDELVIPAAFKSPTLHASWGDVHYALLDHWTLKTSFITALDPLVVVQRLDADNRIGYTHAATAQLLQRIVSQVDVQTATSKYLAYRAYQDNRGAYVLTNEKNVSLGADERLLKRLTPSMVWCVYQIK